AGGGTGATGGTTTCCCACGAACTACCGAAGCAATACGAAGTGTACATTAGCATGCTGACAATACCGATTCAGACTGAATATGTTgatttattaggtacacctgaacaaacaaataaaatggagcACATCATTGCAGCCAAAAAAATACCACAGAAGGTATACGTTTAAGGTCACCAAAAAAGTACCTGTCGATttcacaagatggtggcaatgcactttttttcctctgggCCCCAATTTACTTCAACATGCCACCAAAGCAATCTATTTGTGTTAGACATAGCTTGAGCATGAgtacaaaaagagagaaaaggggATTTTTCCAGCAAACAACAGACGAGTGGTTCTTCCCAAAAATCGGCGAATGGCCAAATCTGCAAATGTCGAATTGCAAATATTTATGACTATAGATTGGCaaacaaaagtatttttagCTTGGTGAATTGTTGTAATGACCTCTTGTGTCATGAGCTTTCTAATGCAGATATCATAGCTTGGTGTAAAGCGGATCAGAGAAAACAACCAGCCTCCACCTGCTGAAGCTTTCCATCCACATCTgtaataggattttttttatgctgTGGTAGCTTgatgtaaaaatgtcaaaatcaaaaaaagccCTACCTGGACCTCATAGCAGGGTCTCTATCACACCCTAAAAGTACTGTCAGATTTGGTTTTGATCCAATAACAAGCAGTTGGCCAGGATTGACAATGTTGATTTGAGTAGTttttaatatttgcatttaatgtgtGAGGACATTACAAAATTTGAATGATCGATCCACATACTGTTAATATCCTCGATGCACTACTACAGTTTTATTGACGCAGACGATTAAGAAGCCGTGTTGTTCTGTACTCGTGGTGTGTGATACTCAGAACCAGTGGAAgtgaactccatccatccatccatccatcatctaccgcttatccggggccgggtcgcgggggcaacagataTAGCAGGgacgcccagacttccctctccctagctacttcttccagctctccccgggggatcccgagacgttcccaggtcagctgggtgacatagtctctccagcgtgtcctgggtcttcctcggggtctcctcccggtgagacacctcaccagggaggcgctcaggaggcatccgaatcagatgcccaagccacctcatctggctcctctcgatgtggaggagaagcggctcgactctgagcccctcccggatgaccgagcttctcaccttatctctaagggagagcccggacaccctgcggagaaaactcatttcggccgcttgtatccgggatctcgttctttcggtcacgacccatagctcgtgaccatagatgagggttgggacgtagatcgaccggtaaattgagagcttcgccctttggctcagctccttcttcaccacgacagaccgatacaacgtccgcatcacagcagacgctgcaccgatccgcctgtcgatctcccgctccctcctgcccccactcgtgaacaagaccccaagatacttgaactcctccacttggggcaagatctcctccccgacccggagggggcactccacccttttccgactgaggaccatggtttcagatttggaggtgctgattttcatcccaactgcttcacactcggctgcaaacgctccagtgagagttggagagccccgtttgaaggagccaacagcaccgcatcatctgcaaaaagcagggatgcaatactgaggcccccaaaacggaccccctcaacgcttcggctgcgcctagaaattctgtccataaaagttatgaacagaatcggcgacaaagggcagccttggcggagtcctacccccactggaaacgattccgacttactgccggcaatgcgaaccaaactctgacatcggtggtatagtgaccgaacagcccgtaacagggggttcggtaccccacaCCCAggaaagcaccccccacagaactcccagagggacacggtcaaacgccttctccaagtccacaaaacacatgtagactggttgggcgaattcccacttaccctcaaggaccctgctaagggtgtagagctggtccactgttccacggccgggacgaaaaccacactgctcctcctcaatctgaggctcgacttcctgacggaccctcctctccagtactcctgaatagaccttaccagggaggctgaggagtgtgatccctctgtagttggaacacaccctccggtccccctttttaaaaagagggactaccaccccggtctgccaatccagaggcactctccctgttgaccacgcgatgttgcagaggcgtgtcaaccaggacagccccacaacatccagagccttgaggaactccaggcggatctcatccacccctggggccttgccaccgaggagctttttaaccacatcggtgattTCAaccagagataggagagcccacctcagagtccccaggcactgcttcctccaaggaaggcgtgttagtggagttgaggaggtcttcgaagtactctgcccaccggttcacaacgtcccgagtcgaagtcagcagcgccccattcccactgtacacagtgttagtggtgcactgctcccccctcctgagacggcggatggtggaccagaatttcctcgaagccgtccggaagtcggcttccatggcctcaccgaactcttcccacgctcgggtttttgcctcggtgaccaccgaagccgcggtccacttggccagtcgatacccgtcagctgcctctggggtcccacaggccataaaggctcgataggactccttcttcagcttgacggcatcccttactgctggtgtccaccagcgagtacggggattgccgccacgacaggcaccaaccaccttacggccacaacttagattggccgcctcaacaatagaggcacggaacatggtccactcgggctcaatgtcccccgcctcccccggaacatgggaaaagctctgtcggaggtgggagttgaaactccttctgacaggggattccgccagacgctcccaacaaaccctcactatacgtttgggtctgccaggacggaccggcatcttcccgcaccatcggagcctactcaccaccagatggtgatcagttgacagctccgcccctctcttcacccgagtgtccagaacatgcggccgcaaatccgatgatacaactacaaagtcgatcatcgaactgcggcctagggtgtcctggtgccaagtgcacatatggacacccttatgtttgaacaaggtgtttgttatggacaatccgtgacgagcacagaagtccaataacaaaacaccactcgggttctgatcgggggggccgttcctcccaatcacgcccctccaggtatcactgtcattgcccacgtgagcattgaagtcccccagcagaacaagggagtccccagcaggagtactctccagcacaccctccaaggactccaaaaagggtgggtatgctgagctgctgtttggtgcatatgcacaaacaacagtcaggacccgtccacccacccgaaggcggagggaggcaaccctctcgtctaccggtgtgaaccccaatgtacaggcactgagccggggggcaatgagtatgcccacacctgctctgcgcctctcaccgtgagcaactccagagtggaagagagtccaacccctctcgagagaactggtaccagaacccaggctgtgtgtggaggcaagtccgactatatccagtcggaaattctctgcctcacacaccagctcgggctccttccctgccagagaggtgacattccattttcccaagagctagcttctgcagccgaggatcggaccgccagggtccccgcctttggctgccgcccagctcacattgcacccgacccctttggcccctctcatgggtggtgagcccatgggaagggggacccacgttgcctcttcgggctgtgcccggccgggccccatgggtgtgggcccggccaccaggcgcttgccaacgagccccacctccaggcctggctccagaggggggccccggtgacccgcgtccgggcaagggaaacctagatccatttattgttttcatcattggggtctttgagccgtgctttgtctggtgaACTACTCTTGAATAATGCTGAGGATGGCTAAGATGTTACTTTGCAATTCAACTGCAGCAGCGCATTAAGGAGAGAAGCATAAATTTGGCCATCGTTACACTGATATTTGTCAAGATCAATGCCTACATTAATGTCGACGTTAACAATATTTGGATAGATTCTGCCACCACTATTCTCTCCCAAttcaaaacaatgacaatatATTATGAGTCCCACTGAAACTTAGCATTATGACATGTGAAATTGCAGttaaattctctctctctctctcggcctctatttttcgttgtatgctatacaatgacaataaaggcgattctgattctgataagtgATACAGCTCTAGTGTTGGCTCTTGGCGTGAAGTTGTACCTGATATTGTGgctgtagactttttttttcttctagttGCTCAACCACAAAACGCGACGAAATTGTGTGATGTTCACTTCCAGTACGGTATATGATATCCGTGTTCCCCTCATGTGTAATCAGCTGTTAAAATAGCAACAGTGTACTTGTCCGTACTCCGTGTTCTTCTCATCCTTCTCTTTGTCTTGTTTCCATAGTTTCTCTTACTACCCGCATTCTCTTTGCTCCCACTGTCTGTCTCTCTGCTCTTTTctttccctcctttgtgcaacaacctcttctctctctctatctctctccctctccctctccggCTCTCTCTCTCGTGAGAGTGCTTCTTCCCTCATGTCTTTCAGAGGATGAAGCAGGACTTGTTCTGCTCACCTTCTTAtcgcaaccattttttttcttttcctcatccAGATTTCACTTTGCTCAGCCTTCTTCCCTCCATGTTgttgaaatttgcagtctagATTATTTTTGttagggtatttttttttttgtgtgattcaAGTATCTATGACCGCAACCAGCACTCATTTAAAGCAGGGCGTTTTTTTGATTGCccccattttggggttgaactTTTTGTGTGTCTTATCTTGGAATTGTCACTAGAGGGCGTTGAAATCAAAGCCTGTGCTTCAAGACAGGTTACAGAATGTCTATCCTTCTAGGATATGCTGAGAAGAAAATTTCCAAAGTGTGTCCTTGACTTTTTTCTCATTTCCTTCTGTGCAAATACATTTGAGATGATGTTTTTCAGAGGTATCGGGAAGTGTTGGTTCATGTTATGATGAGAAAGGTGAGTGGATGTCTGCTTATGTTTCCAAATTTGTCGTTTTGTAGTTGGGCGGGGGTCAAAGTGGCTGTAGCCTGTTTCTCAACctgatttttattgtattttttacacTTGAGTAACTCATCCATGAACCAATTCACCTTGACATCATATGTTCTTCCAGGTGGAAAAAGGCTATGCCTTTTCCACTAACATCATCTATAAACAAAACCTGACATGGCATTTGACCAAGGCAATTCGTTTGGAAAAAAGATGGGCAAATGGCTTGAATTAGTATTTTAGCTTTCTCCTCTCATGTCGCAGTTTGAAGCAGTGTATGTGAAATATCAGTCGAAAAGAAGAAAACGTTCTTGCAAAGGACACCCAACGCCGACTGTAAATGTCCTTTTCAACTGGTTAGTTCATTCAAAAATAGGGAAGGCGTAAATTCACACATTCACATAATCATTGAGGTTGTGGCAAAGTAATTCAAGAGACAGTAATAAAGGAAATGTCTTAACCGTGGTGGTATAATCTCAAGACATGCATACTACGCTAAATTCTAAATGCCTAGCCTACCATTAAATGGTTCTTTTGCTGACTGATGCTATTTGACTGAGTTAGGACAGATGCTGTATTTCCTCATTATGTAATTCATAAGGCTATGATTGCATGGCAGGTAAAATGGAAAGCTCAAAATCAAACAATTCATACATACGGTACCTAAAAAAAGTCTTCCACAAACCTGACAAAGGAATATTTCCAATTTTCCAAATTTTCCAATGTTGCTATCTGTAGAAGTATCAACAACATCCACACAATTTTTCTCATGCATTCTGCCTGTctatttgagaattttttctCTGTTTCTGTCATGGTGTTCCATTCATGACATCTCTGCAATCCCGTGTGAGGTCTGGTTCTCTGTAAATATATTCAGTTGAGCTTAAATTTAACTTTCCTTGgagggaaaaataataataataatgacaatggATGCTGCTGTAATAGCTGATTATTGCTTTTGAAGCTGTACGATTGACATTTCCActaaatgcgtgtgtgtgtgtgtgtgtgtgtatgtgtgtttgtgtgtctgtgtgtgcgtgtgtgtgtgtgtgtgtgtgtgtgtgtgtgtgtgtgtgcgtgtgcgtgtgtgaaactACTTGCAGACGTCAAGATGAATTAAGGTCCTTATCTCCCATGCCAGTTTCGACCTGAGCTGAGAATGTCCTTTTAATGTCCTTCTATATACAATTGTGAACCACAGCTCTCTTCAAATGTATTAATAGCCCGTCTGATATGAATGGATGATTAATTCCTAATCCATGTTTCAGAGAAAGGGAGATATTTTTTTACCTACATTGCAGGTATAGCTACTTGATTTTGTCAATTTCCCCAGAAGACGCCTCTCATGCTTCCATCTGAGGAGTGCTCACACCCATGTCCTGAACTTGTTGCTTTCTTGGTCCAGAATGATACAAAATGAATGAACTCTCCCAAggcggggtgagggggggttgtTGGTCCCTCGATGAAGTCATGTAGCTATATCTGGAGCACTCAGCAAGTCTGAGTATCTTGATGCCCCTGGTTGCATGTGCAAATTTtatcgtgtgtttgtgtgggtgtatgTGCATATGGGCTTGGCATGATGAAGTCATTAGTCCAAATCTGGAGCACTCTTTTATGTATGCGTCCATGTTGACTGTTTTCCCCATACTTTCTCCATCCCTTATTTTGGGCTTGGTCTTCCCACTCTTTGTCTCCAGCCCTCATTCTGCCTCCCTCTCGTGTCATTGGCTGCTCAGCTCAGTGTCTTCCTACCGCTGCTTCTCCCGCCTTTGTGCAAGACTTCCCGTTTTTAGCACTTTCTGTAGGACGGGCAAAAGGGAAATTATAACAGCAATTCTAGAGGGGAGCTGGTGCTGACTCTCAGCCGGGAGATGCCTCCCCCCTTACATTAAGTGATTCTTCAGACAGGGGTTTAGTCGTAGTTGTGGCAAGAGGAGGTCGGAGGAGGGAGAGAAGACGAAAGGAGCCCTTgaggaataaaaaaattgaagagGAGGAGAGACAGGGAAAGCATCACCCTTGAGCTACAAGCGACACGGGAGCTCTATCGCAATGTCATAGAGGCAAAGAGTTAACGAGGCAAGGAACTAGTTTGTGACATGGCTGGCATGTCTGCCCGTGTGAGTATCTCACCTCTCCTTTATTATTGATCATTCTGTCATTAGTCCCCCTTTTATTTGTCACCTTCTTTGCTTTCGCTACATTGCTTTGACTTTATACATAGCTGGGTCGCTGACTTCCCGACGATCAGTCAGGTGCGAGGATgcaggctgctgctgctgctgctgaacaGATGTTTGAGGTGGGTTAAGATAAGGCGcaaagaagagagaggaatgaAGGAAGCAAAAGAGGGATTGGAGGGTGGAGGCAGAAAACAGGATTAACCGTGTGAATTTGCTGCGGGGTGGTGCATATGCCAGAAATGTAGTTTTACtactttattttaaacatcGGCTGTCGCAGATGTGTATTAGATATGAAGTTCAGTACATTCTGGTTTTTGCATGATAAAGGGTGTGttgaatgtgcatgtttttttatttctgacAAGCAATTGAGGTTGTGACtgatggaaaaaagacaaagaacaaaaagagagtTAAAATTTATGACAGAATGACAGATGAGGATTGGAGGGGCATGTGAGGTGACATCCCTGTTTGTTGTCATGCCTTTAACACCGAATTTGTGTCTCGTCTTATAGACTCACTCACTTTCCCAATGTCTTGTTTGAGGTCTGTTTCACATTGTCAGTGAGTTATCTATTTAATAGTGTGCAATGTACAATGTGTTGCATTACTCTGAGAGGTGTTTCTTATACGGGAGTGTTTTGAGATATACTGTCCTGACCTACAAATTTTTTGAGACCCGAGCCATCATCGGAAGTTTTTGCTTTGACCTGCGAGCAAAATCTGAGATTTGAGCGCTGCAGGTGGCAGTCAATCAACTCATTCAATGACAAGCATCACCTTGGCAGAAAGTGAATATCTTCAAAAAATAGCTGCAAAGTTTATTCGCAGCTTAAGTTGACTGTCAAACTAAgtgtaaaacaaagagaattatgcgttgtgcatttaaaacaactaAAACCCGCCTAGCATAATACTAACAAACAATGAAAACTGGAAGACAGACAAATCAATCGAATCAATGTTGCCATATTATAACCTTTTTAAGCAACAGatatgaacacaaacagtgcagcaacacatataGACAGACAATGTAACTATTTACCCTAGGACAAATATTACTGAAGCTTACCGAGTCACTTATAGTAGTTGTAAAACTCTTCTTCATTATTCTGCATGACTGTATTTTACAGCTCCTCAATGGCAAAGTCACACACTCCTGAGGGAGCAGCcatgatacaatacaatgcaatacatgctgatttatatagcgctttcacaacagcggcagctgtaacaaagcgcttaacaaaacagttaacagatagtaaaataataaacacaacacataacataaaacacggacagtcatgcagttctaaccacttttccatcacacgctttgttgtttgaagcagtttgagatgaaagaggagagaaacaaaagggctgttcacacggcaagatttggtccggtgctacgccggggctgccccagtagagcgttcacacgtgcaaattagctccggcgtagccccggaaaaaggcttacaccggaccaaatttgatccacctcagggaggtggtt
This window of the Hippocampus zosterae strain Florida chromosome 1, ASM2543408v3, whole genome shotgun sequence genome carries:
- the LOC127610875 gene encoding uncharacterized protein LOC127610875 isoform X1; this encodes MKISTSKSETMVLSRKRVECPLRVGEEILPQVEEFKYLGVLFTSGGRREREIDRRIGAASAVMRTLYRSVVVKKELSQRAKLSIYRSIYVPTLIYGHELWVVTERTRSRIQAAEMSFLRRVSGLSLRDKVRSSVIREGLRVEPLLLHIERSQMRWLGHLIRMPPERLPGEVFRACPTGRRPQGRPRTCWRDYVTQLAWECLGIPRGELEEVAREREVWSSLLKLLPPRPGPG
- the LOC127610875 gene encoding uncharacterized protein LOC127610875 isoform X2, which gives rise to MKISTSKSETMVLSRKRVECPLRVGEEILPQVEEFKYLGVLFTSGGRREREIDRRIGAASAVMRTLYRSVVVKKELSQRAKLSIYRSIYVPTLIYGHELWVVTERTRSRIQAAEMSFLRRVSGLSLRDKVRSSVIREGLRVEPLLLHIERSQMRWLGHLIRMPPERLPGEVFRACPTGRRPQGRPRTCWRDYVTQLAWECLGIPRGELEEVAREREVWSSLLKLLPPRPGPG